From the Musa acuminata AAA Group cultivar baxijiao chromosome BXJ3-7, Cavendish_Baxijiao_AAA, whole genome shotgun sequence genome, one window contains:
- the LOC103992255 gene encoding transcription factor MYB1-like yields MGRSSCCSREKLKKGAWSAVEDKVLRDYIRVHGEGKWGKVPKKAGLNRCPRSCRLRWLNYLRPDIKRGNISDEEEDLIIRLHNLLGNRWSLIAGRLPGRTDNEIKNYWNTVLKKKLQAQPVASSATTVLHSDRDGAATLKNEKEAEASTQCSQDRAASRHQQSGRSVQNVHCNRFNSSAPAVGDLHSDGSSMVAEECDLFDILKGLDTEELCSRYLLELDFFQLLGSTVPQDTRDWCGGGGGGDSYVFFDDRFLLEGAISDTWIGGEHI; encoded by the exons ATGGGTAGAAGCTCATGCTGCTCCAGGGAGAAACTCAAGAAGGGGGCTTGGAGCGCCGTCGAGGACAAGGTGCTCCGTGACTACATCAGAGTTCATGGCGAGGGCAAGTGGGGAAAGGTCCCCAAGAAAGCAG GGCTGAATCGGTGTCCCCGGAGCTGCCGGCTGCGGTGGCTGAATTATCTGCGGCCGGATATTAAGAGGGGGAACATATCCGATGAAGAGGAAGACCTCATCATCAGACTCCATAATCTCTTGGGAAACAG GTGGTCTCTCATAGCCGGAAGACTACCGGGTCGAacagacaacgagatcaagaactactggaacaccgtCCTGAAGAAGAAGCTGCAGGCTCAGCCGGTTGCGTCGTCGGCAACCACCGTCCTGCACTCGGACCGGGATGGAGCCGCGACCCTCAAGAACGAGAAAGAGGCCGAGGCTTCAACGCAGTGCAGCCAGGACCGCGCCGCGAGCCGTCATCAGCAATCGGGCAGGAGCGTGCAGAATGTTCATTGCAATCGGTTCAACTCGTCGGCGCCGGCGGTCGGAGACCTCCATTCCGATGGTTCTTCCATGGTGGCCGAAGAGTGCGATCTGTTTGACATACTCAAAGGTCTCGATACCGAGGAGCTCTGCTCGAGGTATCTTCTGGAACTAGACTTCTTCCAGCTCCTTGGGAGCACTGTCCCACAGGACACGAGAGACtggtgtggtggtggtggtggtggtgactcCTATGTGTTCTTCGATGATAGATTCCTCCTCGAGGGTGCTATTTCTGATACTTGGATTGGTGGCGAGCACATCTGA
- the LOC103992178 gene encoding small ribosomal subunit protein uS3x, giving the protein MATQMSKKRKFVADGVFFAELNEVLTRELAEDGYSGVEVRVTPMRTEIIIRATRTQNVLGEKGRRIRELTSVVQKRFNFPENGVELYAEKVNNRGLCAIAQAESLRYKLLGGLAVRRACYGVLRFVMESGAKGCEVIVSGKLRAQRAKSMKFKDGYMISSGQPVNEYIDSAVRHVLLRQGVLGIKVKIMLDWDPKGKQGPTTPLPDLVTIHPPKDEEEYVRPAPPVAPEIAAV; this is encoded by the exons ATGGCGACCCAGATGAGTAAGAAGCGAAAG TTTGTGGCGGATGGGGTGTTCTTCGCGGAGCTGAACGAGGTCCTGACGAGGGAGCTTGCGGAGGATGGCTATTCGGGTGTGGAAGTTAGGGTCACGCCCATGCGTACTGAGATCATTATACGGGCGACGCGCACCCAGAACGTTCTTG gcgagaagggaaggagaattaGGGAACTGACATCAGTGGTGCAGAAAAGATTCAACTTTCCGGAGAATGGCGTTGAGCTGTACGCCGAGAAGGTGAACAATAGGGGTCTCTGTGCCATTGCTCAGGCTGAATCTCTCCGTTACAAGCTTCTTGGCGGCCTTGCTGTTAGGAG GGCATGTTATGGTGTCCTGAGGTTTGTCATGGAGAGTGGTGCAAAGGGGTGTGAG GTAATTGTAAGTGGAAAACTTAGGGCTCAGCGAGCTAAGTCGATGAAATTCAAGGATGGTTACATGATTTCTTCTGGTCAGCCGGTCAATGAATATATTGACTCAGCGGTGAGGCATGTGCTCCTAAGACAG GGTGTTCTTGGAATCAAGGTAAAAATTATGTTGGATTGGGATCCAAAGGGAAAGCAAGGTCCTACTACCCCTCTTCCGGATCTCGTCACCATTCATCCACCAAAGGATGAAGAAGAATACGTTAGGCCAGCACCACCAGTGGCTCCAGAGATTGCCGCTGTATGA
- the LOC135643558 gene encoding uncharacterized protein LOC135643558, with protein sequence MGTLVGHVAPGFGFLVIGLWHLFNHIKLHSMHPNSYCSPPWFPTSRLRHLELYLIIFGSLASISMELVIGPEKHNPFDDDGTIPSNHLHNFEHASISLALLIYASFAIVFDRVKPRLRDEMTMLLAAAAFGQQLLMFHLHSADHMGMEGQYHWLLQTVIVVSLATALLGVALPRSFLVSFVRSVSIAFQGVWFVVMGFMLWTPSLIPKGCFMNLEEGHMVVRCHTDAALHRAKSLVNLQFSWYMAAMAVFSMLLFLFLSKVYPEEPQYLPLLKEEEEEDLESRKKLMESGSFVHMGKRLRSIELGR encoded by the coding sequence ATGGGCACTTTGGTGGGTCACGTGGCACCAGGGTTTGGGTTCCTGGTGATTGGGCTGTGGCACCTCTTCAACCACATCAAGCTGCACTCCATGCACCCCAACTCCTACTGTTCCCCTCCATGGTTCCCCACATCTAGGCTCAGGCACCTTGAGCTCTACCTCATCATCTTTGGCAGCCTGGCTTCCATCTCCATGGAGCTGGTCATCGGCCCGGAGAAGCACAACCCCTTCGACGACGACGGCACCATCCCCTCCAACCACCTGCACAACTTCGAGCACGCCTCCATCTCCCTCGCCCTCCTCATCTACGCCTCCTTCGCAATCGTCTTTGACCGCGTCAAGCCGAGGCTCCGCGACGAGATGACCATGctcctcgccgccgccgccttcgGGCAGCAGCTGCTCATGTTCCACCTCCACTCCGCCGACCATATGGGCATGGAGGGGCAGTACCACTGGCTGCTGCAGACCGTCATCGTGGTGTCGCTCGCCACCGCCCTCCTCGGCGTCGCCCTGCCGCGGAGCTTCCTGGTGAGCTTCGTCCGGTCGGTGAGCATCGCCTTCCAAGGTGTGTGGTTCGTCGTCATGGGCTTCATGCTGTGGACGCCCAGCCTCATCCCCAAGGGCTGCTTCATGAACCTGGAGGAGGGGCACATGGTCGTCCGCTGCCACACCGACGCAGCGCTCCACCGCGCCAAGTCCCTCGTCAACCTCCAGTTCAGCTGGTACATGGCTGCCATGGCCGTGTTCTCCATGCTTCTCTTCTTGTTCCTGTCCAAGGTCTACCCCGAGGAGCCGCAATACCTGCCTCTTctcaaggaggaggaagaagaggacttGGAGTCACGGAAGAAGCTGATGGAGTCTGGGAGCTTCGTTCATATGGGTAAAAGGCTGAGATCCATTGAGCTTGGGAGGTAA
- the LOC135642705 gene encoding DNA-3-methyladenine glycosylase-like, translated as MTVGGSPARFKRTARRNRRNGDSIPRPPPAAPEEAAGCSVDGLRVPSEPAAILPKDFFLVDSLELAPRLLGKFLRRDEVVLQITEVEAYRPNDSACHGRFGITSRTAPVFGPGGHAYVYLCYGLHTMLNVVADKEGVGAAVLIRSCAPISGLGTIEERRGRKAEKPVLLTGPGKVGQALGITTAWSNHPLYTRGGLEVLDGPAPEKILVGPRVGIQYALPEHITAPWRFAIAGTPWISAPKNTLHPP; from the exons ATGACGGTCGGCGGATCTCCGGCCCGGTTCAAGAGAACCGCGCGGAGAAACCGAAGGAATGGGGACAGCATCCCGAGGCCTCCGCCTGCCGCGCCGGAGGAGGCGGCGGGATGTTCGGTGGACGGACTTCGTGTCCCCTCGGAGCCGGCTGCGATCTTGCCCAAGGATTTTTTCCTGGTTGATTCCCTCGAACTCGCTCCTCGCTTGCTGGGCAAGTTCCTTCGACGCGATGAAGTCGTTCTCCAGATCAccgag GTCGAGGCTTATAGACCGAATGATTCGGCATGCCATGGTCGATTCGGCATCACTTCACGAACGGCGCCAGTA TTTGGACCAGGAGGGCATGCATATGTGTATCTTTGCTATGGACTCCATACAATGCTCAATGTTGTAGCAGATAAAGAGGGAGTTGGTGCAGCCGTCTTGATACGCTCTTGTGCGCCCATTAGTG GTCTTGGGACTATCGAAGAACGTCGAGGGCGGAAGGCTGAGAAGCCTGTCCTGCTAACAGGACCTGGAAAG GTTGGTCAAGCATTAGGGATTACAACTGCTTGGTCAAACCATCCACTTTACACCCGCG GAGGCTTGGAAGTGTTAGATGGGCCGGCGCCAGAGAAGATCTTGGTGGGGCCACGTGTGGGAATCCAGTACGCATTGCCTGAGCACATCACGGCACCGTGGAGGTTTGCCATTGCTGGTACTCCCTGGATAAGTGCCCCCAAAAACACACTTCATCCTCCGTAA
- the LOC103992257 gene encoding uncharacterized protein LOC103992257 has protein sequence MRIRKRPSSSTCFSVPSLAPLRVSQDPSLQDHPPNSSAGGPVGERLHPVADLPLDPHELGENPNRGRSVVDPFHSDPYPDAKAPSSSGSVQVPKEVEEEEEVMVDSSERWFAQANGSNRTSVSTGAVASEAAQLGETVSPQKNTRGGDENGNGDGGFEGKLREKEKKVKAKARASSGPASANNNCTSVKDSDKEGCDGGAAVVRAGHGTNVNGKRRRSPAVLMEGSRCSRVNGRGWRCCQQTLVGYSLCEHHLGKGRLRSMSSVRGQLGTSKPKWSIDIRNSSVVPLTSPQKLEEEERKPRKQPAIAFDTGVDNIKEEEEKSRTKRKKTGMVKARSISSLLDNTNHPVLSSSPPQAPEVASLPPCHGSEARSVS, from the exons ATGAGGATCCGTAAAAGaccctcctcctccacctgctTCTCCGTCCCTTCTCTCGCCCCTCTTCGTGTCTCCCAAGATCCATCCCTCCAAGACCACCCACCGAATAGTAGTGCAGGAGGACCTGTGGGAGAAAGGTTGCACCCGGTTGCGGATCTGCCGCTAGACCCCCATGAGTTGGGGGAGAATCCAAACCGTGGAAGATCTGTTGTGGATCCTTTCCATTCAGATCCATATCCAGACGCTAAGGCCCCAAGCAGCAGCGGCAGTGTGCAG GTGCCCaaggaggtggaggaagaggaggaggtgatgGTGGATTCCAGCGAGAGGTGGTTTGCCCAGGCCAATGGAAGCAATAG GACGAGTGTCAGCACAGGTGCAGTAGCGTCAGAAGCGGCGCAGCTTGGGGAGACGGTATCGCCACAGAAGAACACGAGAGGAGGGGACGAAAACGGAAATGGGGACGGAGGATTTGAAGGCAAGCTGAGGGAGAAAGAGAAAAAGGTCAAGGCGAAGGCAAGAGCAAGCTCTGGTCCTGCTTCAGCGAACAATAATTGCACCAGTGTTAAGGATAGTGATAAGGAAGGGTGCGATGGTGGGGCAGCAGTGGTGAGAGCTGGGCATGGGACAAATGTTAACGGGAAGAGGCGGAGGAGCCCGGCGGTGCTGATGGAGGGATCACGGTGCAGCCGCGTCAATGGAAGGGGGTGGCGGTGCTGCCAGCAGACCCTCGTCGGGTACTCCCTTTGCGAGCACCATCTCGGGAAAGGAAGGCTCAGGAGCATGAGCAGTGTCAGGGGGCAGTTGGGTACCAGCAAGCCCAAATGGAGTATCGATATCAGGAATAGTAGTGTTGTGCCGCTAACTTCACCGCAGAAgctggaggaagaagagagaaagccAAGGAAGCAACCTGCCATTGCTTTTGACACTGGGGTGGACAAcataaaggaagaggaggagaagtcaAGGACGAAAAGGAAGAAGACAGGAATGGTGAAAGCTCGATCGATCAGCAGTTTGCTGGACAACACAAATCATCCTGTGTTGTCGTCGTCACCACCGCAGGCGCCGGAAGTTGCATCGTTGCCACCATGTCATGGCAGTGAGGCCAGAAGCGTGAGTTAA